In the genome of Vicia villosa cultivar HV-30 ecotype Madison, WI unplaced genomic scaffold, Vvil1.0 ctg.001626F_1_1, whole genome shotgun sequence, one region contains:
- the LOC131636072 gene encoding uncharacterized protein LOC131636072, with product MAQMLSFMKDIKDEQERAREARNRYEETPNDGNPLLGYVRGFDPHKSNTHSSKRVTKTHEEGEASHEGFIPATQKEGAPRTVRIPANNPPKDEDYVDLQYGEVDEPNQESQHKQTQADSEESARNNGQIKALEERLKAVEGYDTNPMPRHDGAINAIEVVTEQEFVQQRSSPIDALKRYLLAKGFVLEHNETFKKTLQKLVNQGVVQFKEYPEEEYVAMLDRNEPLMIPRQGARKTLIIPCAKATLLIPAQVHTRIIPVRDPYPVDKMKAVPWEYESNASTDVTNIVGPGGMTRSGRIFNTAKSKENSAQANDQDNVVPIERSTPIDKEITNKDAEEFLALIKKSDYKVVDQLHQTPSRISLLSLLIHSEKHRDTLMKILSAAHVTKDITVNQFDGMVANLTAGACLSFSEHELPSQGKEHNKALHISIQCGKAHLSRVLIDTGSSLNVMPKATLDKIDLEGLVIRPSRLVVKAFDGSQSPVFGEVDLPVVIGPHTFCINFQVMEIEPAYTCLLGRPWIHAAGAVTSTLHQKVKFVDGNSIVTVSGEEDIFVSNLDSYRYIEAGEKALETSFQALEIATAVTLPIEKTRRA from the exons ATGGCTCAAATGTTGAGCTTCATGAAGGACATTAAGGATGAGCAGGAAAGAGCGAGGGAAGCTCGGAATCGGTATGAGGAGACGCCAAACGATGGCAATCCActgttaggatatgttcgaggctttGACCCTCATAAGTCAAACACCCACTCATCAAAGAGGGTTACCaaaacccatgaagagggagaagcctCCCATGAAGGATTCATTCCCGCTACTCAGAAAGAGGGGGCGCCTCGCACTGTTCGCATCCCTGCTAACAATCCACCTAAGGATGAGGATTATGTGGATTTACAATATGGGGAGGTAGACGAGCCGAATCAGGAGTCCCAACATAAGCAAACCCAAGCTGATTCTGAAGAGAGCGCTAGAAATAacggacaaatcaaggcgctggaagaaaggctGAAGgcagtagaaggatacgat ACAAACCCTATGCCCCGCCATGATGGCGCAATCAATGCAATAGAGGTAGTCACCGAGCAAGAGTTTGTTCAACAACggagctcccccatagatgcccttaagaggtatctacttgcAAAGGGGTTCGTCCTCGAACATAACGAAACCTTTAAGAAAACCTTGCAAAAACTTGTGAATCAAGGGGTAGTTCAGTTTAAAGAATATCCTGAGGAAGAGTATGTGGCCATGCTGGACAGGAATGAACCATTAATGATACCAAGGCAAGGGGCAAGGAAGACATTGATCATCCCTTGCGCCAAAGCCACACTGCTGATACCCGCACAAGTACATACTAGGATTATCCCAGTCAGGGATCCATACCctgtggacaagatgaaagcagtCCCGTGGGAATATGAGTCTAATGCTAGTACCGATGTGACAAACATCGTCGGGCCTGGGGGTATGACTCGTAGCGGTCGCATATTCAATACTGCAAAATCAAAGGAGAATTCAGCACAAGCAAATGATCAAGATAATGTGGTCCCTATTGAAAGAAGCACACCCATAGACAAGGAGATCACTAACAAAGATGccgaagaattcttggcattaatcaagaaaagtgattataagGTAGTGGATCAGTTGCACCAAACTCCATCCAGGATATCACTCCTCTCGCTGTTAATTCATTCAGAAAAACATCGAGACACCCTGATGAAGATCTTGAGTGCTGCCCATGTAACCAAAGACATCACTGTAAATCAAtttgatggaatggtggctaatcttaCTGCTGGGGCATGCTTAAGCTTCAGTGAACACGAGTTGCCCTCACAAGGGAAAGAGCATAACAAAGCCctgcatatctccatacaatgtgggAAAGCTCATCTGTCTAGAGTGCTGATCGACACAGGGTCgtcattaaatgtgatgccaaaggccACCTTAGACAAGATAGATTTGGAAGGACTGGTAATAAGACCAAGCCGTCTGGTGGTCAAAGCCTTTGATGGGTCACAAAGCCCGGTGTTTGGAGAGGTGGACCTCCCTGTGGTAATAGGCCCTCAcactttctgcatcaatttccaagtgatggagattgagcCTGCCTATACATGTTTATTGGGAcgcccttggatccatgctgctggggcagttacctctaCCCTGCATCAAAAGGTGAAATTTGTGGATGGAAACTCTATAGTAACCGTCAGTGGGGAGGAGgacatatttgtcagcaatctagaCTCATACCGATACATTGAGGCTGGGGAAAAAGCATTAGAGACTTCGTTCCAAGCACTAGAGATTGCCACTGCTGTCACACTGCCAATTGAGAAAAcgcgaagggcg